From a single Tetrapisispora phaffii CBS 4417 chromosome 15, complete genome genomic region:
- the TPHA0O00260 gene encoding uncharacterized protein (similar to Saccharomyces cerevisiae YCP4 (YCR004C); ancestral locus Anc_1.421) has product MTKIAIITYSTYGHVDTLAKEIQKSIQDASKGFNDDVVDLFRLEETLSDDVLQAMHAPEKDASVPVIKVEDLINYDAFVFGIPTRFGSAPAQWLHFWDQTSSLWAQGQLYGKMASFFLSSGTYGGGLESTVRNTLSYLVHHGIIYVPLGYKNAFAELSNTEEVHGGTPWGATTLADTDGSRQPSDLELRIANIQGKTFYETVKRFAGESTEVQKKEKKTKITALQTVEKQAKKKEEKKEESKNFLTACCTLM; this is encoded by the coding sequence ATGACAAAAATCGCTATTATTACTTACTCAACTTATGGTCATGTTGATACTTTAGCtaaagaaattcaaaaaagtATTCAAGATGCTTCAAAAGGTTTCAACGACGATGTCGTGGACTTATTCAGATTAGAAGAAACCTTGAGTGATGATGTTTTACAAGCTATGCATGCTCCAGAAAAAGATGCCTCAGTTCCAGTTATTAAAGTagaagatttaattaattatgaTGCTTTCGTATTCGGTATTCCAACGAGATTCGGTTCTGCTCCAGCTCAATGGTTACATTTCTGGGATCAAACAAGTTCTTTATGGGCTCAAGGTCAATTATACGGTAAAATGGCATCTTTTTTCCTCAGTAGTGGTACTTATGGTGGAGGCTTAGAGAGTACTGTCAGAAACACTTTATCCTATTTGGTTCACCACGGTATCATTTATGTTCCATTAGGTTACAAAAATGCTTTTGCCGAACTATCAAATACTGAAGAAGTTCATGGTGGTACTCCATGGGGTGCAACTACTTTAGCTGATACAGATGGTTCTAGACAACCAAGTGATTTGGAATTAAGAATTGCCAATATTCAAGGTAAGACTTTCTACGAGACTGTTAAAAGATTTGCTGGTGAAAGTACTGAAGTacaaaagaaagagaagaaaacTAAGATTACTGCTCTACAAACTGTAGAAAAGCAAgctaaaaagaaagaagaaaaaaaagaagaaagcAAAAACTTTTTGACTGCCTGTTGTACTTTAATGTAA
- the YAE1 gene encoding Yae1p (similar to Saccharomyces cerevisiae YAE1 (YJR067C); ancestral locus Anc_1.516) — MKVHDNNLDDVWGSDNSEDDNQHQYDISKLKTIHNDRGYLDGITSSKETNLQDGFNAGFPNGSNLGYRVGKILGTLQSLSYILNNQETSGKESGFSQSVRQDLVDAQQELKINKVLIKSLFDNNLDLTENSHDILEKWESKIKTYTKYYNIDF; from the coding sequence ATGAAGGTCcatgataataatttagatgACGTTTGGGGCTCTGACAACAGTGAAGACGATAACCAACATCAGTATGACATTTCTAAGTTGAAAACCATTCATAACGATAGAGGCTATTTGGATGGTATCACTAGTTCGAAAGAGACCAATTTGCAAGATGGGTTCAATGCTGGGTTTCCAAATGGGTCGAATCTTGGATATAGAGTCGGTAAGATATTAGGAACTCTGCAGAGCTTGAGCTACATATTGAATAATCAAGAGACCTCAGGAAAGGAAAGTGGATTCAGTCAAAGTGTACGACAGGATCTTGTTGATGCTCAGCaagaattaaaaatcaataaagtcctaataaaatctttatttgataataactTAGACTTGACTGAGAATAGCCACGATATTTTAGAGAAGTGGGAATCTAAAATCAAAACCTAcacaaaatattacaatataGATTTctaa
- the MRPL32 gene encoding mitochondrial 54S ribosomal protein bL32m (similar to Saccharomyces cerevisiae MRPL32 (YCR003W); ancestral locus Anc_1.420), translated as MVFQAISNILRKSTLNTEVNSISRLLRNSFLNVNDAFNSSGLALAPAGLNSIDKELGSIDKELGSIDNDNEGNIWDIFKNNNGFLLAVPKKKVSHQKKRQRLYAPGSKQLKLKNNLTKCPSCGHYKLANTLCTFCVDEIHHIWKKHTINDKKGTPEIPLQEQDLSAIDLRVLYPGKKDTEYVKKLKDKDSYLKRKIRSLPVEEK; from the coding sequence ATGGTCTTCCAGGCAATTTCCAATATTCTAAGAAAGAGCACATTGAATACAGAAGTTAATTCAATATCCCGTTTATTGAGGAACAGTTTCTTAAATGTTAATGATGCTTTCAATTCCAGTGGTCTTGCATTAGCGCCAGCTGgtttaaattcaattgataaagaaCTAGGCtcaattgataaagaaCTAGGCtcaattgataatgataatgaaggTAATATTTGGGATATAtttaagaataataatggaTTTCTTCTTGCAGTACCGAAGAAGAAGGTGTCTCATCAAAAGAAGAGACAAAGATTATACGCTCCAGGTTCGAAgcaattaaaattgaagaacaaTTTAACGAAATGTCCATCTTGTGGCCATTATAAGTTAGCCAATACATTATGTACATTTTGTGTTGATGAAATCCATCATATTTGGAAAAAGCATACTATCAATGATAAGAAGGGTACGCCTGAAATTCCATTGCAAGAACAAGATTTGAGTGCGATTGATTTAAGAGTTTTATATCCTGGTAAGAAAGATACGGAATATgtcaaaaaattaaaggatAAAGATAGTTATTTGAAACGCAAAATCAGATCTCTACCTGTCGAAGAgaagtaa
- the RFC2 gene encoding replication factor C subunit 2 (similar to Saccharomyces cerevisiae RFC2 (YJR068W); ancestral locus Anc_1.517), producing MITGFGNATKKRKIQPEGDLDNNKPWVEKYRPRNLDDVAAQDHAVAVLKRTLGSANLPHMLFYGPPGTGKTSTILALTKELFGPQLVKSRVLELNASDERGISIVREKVKNFARLTVSKPSKDDLENYPCPPYKIIILDEADSMTADAQSALRRTMETYSTVTRFCLICNYVTRIIDPLASRCSKFRFKALDETNALDRLKYVATQESTKYEEGTLEKILQISAGDLRRAITLLQSVSKSSTFNKSDMITIKKVEELAGVVPESIINQILKIIESKDVDAITAFTRTFIKNGWSGAAVVDQLHDHYITSDNYSTQFKNSVSWILFNADSKLLNGTNEHIQLLNVLVKISLIE from the coding sequence ATGATTACAGGGTTTGGTAATGCTACTAAGAAACGTAAGATCCAACCAGAAGGTGATCTAGATAATAACAAACCTTGGGTGGAGAAATACAGACCTAGAAATTTAGACGACGTAGCAGCCCAAGATCATGCAGTGGCTGTTTTAAAACGTACACTTGGCTCTGCAAATCTACCACATATGTTGTTTTATGGTCCTCCAGGTACTGGTAAAACTTCTACTATTCTAGCTTTAACAAAAGAGTTATTTGGTCCTCAACTGGTAAAATCTAGAGTGTTAGAGTTAAATGCTTCCGATGAGCGTGGTATTTCAATTGTAAGAGAGaaagttaaaaattttgcTCGTTTGACTGTTTCGAAACCGTCAAAAgatgatttagaaaattatCCTTGCCCTCCATACAAGATTATTATCCTAGACGAAGCTGATTCAATGACTGCGGATGCGCAATCTGCTTTACGTAGAACAATGGAAACTTATTCTACAGTTACTAGATTCTGTCTGATATGTAACTACGTCACAAGAATAATTGATCCACTTGCGTCAAGGTGTTCCAAGTTTAGATTCAAAGCATTAGATGAAACGAATGCTTTGGATCGTTTGAAATATGTGGCCACTCAGGAATCAACTAAATATGAGGAAGGTACAttggaaaaaatattacaaatttCAGCAGGTGATCTAAGAAGGGCAATTACTTTGTTGCAATcagtttcaaaatcaagTACTTTCAACAAATCAGATATGATTACTATCAAAAAAGTTGAGGAGCTGGCTGGTGTTGTCCCTGAATCTATAATCAAtcagatattaaaaatcatCGAATCAAAAGATGTAGACGCTATTACAGCTTTTACAAGAACctttatcaaaaatggTTGGTCTGGTGCTGCTGTTGTCGATCAGCTTCATGATCATTATATAACTAGTGATAACTATAGCACACAATTTAAGAATAGTGTTTCATGGATACTATTTAATGCAGATTCTAAATTGTTAAATGGTACAAATGAACATATACAATTACTCAACGTATTggtgaaaatttcattgattgaataa